From Desulfuromonas soudanensis, the proteins below share one genomic window:
- a CDS encoding nucleotide pyrophosphohydrolase produces the protein MSDDRTTLQDLKEKMAQFVHERDWEQFHTPKNLSMSIAIEAAELMEHFQWLTVEASKTLPLDALSDIGEELADIVIYSLSLANALQLDLTDTVLAKMAKNIRKYPSEKVRGKSHKYTHYLQDRESDGTER, from the coding sequence ATGAGCGATGATCGGACCACCCTGCAGGATCTCAAGGAGAAGATGGCCCAGTTCGTCCATGAGCGGGACTGGGAGCAGTTTCATACGCCGAAAAATCTCTCCATGTCCATCGCCATCGAGGCGGCGGAGCTGATGGAGCACTTCCAGTGGCTCACCGTCGAGGCGTCGAAGACCCTCCCGCTAGACGCCCTCTCCGACATCGGCGAGGAACTGGCCGATATCGTCATCTATTCCCTCTCGCTGGCCAACGCCCTGCAGCTCGACCTCACGGATACGGTGCTGGCCAAGATGGCCAAGAATATCCGCAAGTATCCCTCGGAGAAGGTTCGCGGCAAGTCCCACAAATACACCCATTATCTGCAGGATCGGGAGTCGGACGGGACCGAGCGCTAA
- a CDS encoding helix-turn-helix transcriptional regulator, giving the protein MPRPAKKYSQAARLHDVIRILEARYGASVEELAEECGVNRRTVYRDLQSIREAGYPLVSEEEGDGRTLYRFITGFKKIPPITFSLPELMTLYLCRGQLAFLQGTPFQDDLDAIFGRIRSSLPPRSVAHLERIAEAATPLFQGVRDYSGKKEILERLREALLFQYRCRIYYAPPRRRPEEYIFDPYTLLFYKDSLYLGGYAHNRKALRLFLVDRLQDVEVLKERFEVPDDYRAADLTGSAFGLIDEAPSTIRVRFTAAVAHLIRERTWQAGQELCEEADGSLLLSFCAGGEKEILAWLYSYLPHVQVLSPPSLRDAFRRGLEEGLSGA; this is encoded by the coding sequence TTGCCCAGACCGGCGAAAAAATACAGCCAGGCGGCGCGGCTGCACGACGTGATCCGCATCCTCGAGGCGCGCTACGGGGCGAGCGTCGAGGAGCTGGCCGAGGAGTGCGGGGTCAACCGGCGCACCGTCTACCGCGACCTGCAGTCGATCCGCGAAGCCGGCTATCCCCTTGTTTCCGAGGAGGAAGGGGACGGCCGCACCCTCTACCGCTTCATCACCGGTTTCAAGAAAATCCCCCCGATCACCTTTTCCCTCCCCGAGCTGATGACCCTCTATCTCTGCCGCGGTCAGCTCGCTTTCCTTCAGGGAACCCCCTTCCAGGACGACCTCGACGCCATCTTCGGCCGCATCCGCTCGTCGCTGCCGCCGCGCAGCGTGGCCCATCTGGAGCGCATCGCCGAGGCGGCGACTCCGCTCTTTCAGGGGGTCCGCGACTACAGCGGCAAGAAGGAGATTCTTGAGAGGCTGCGGGAGGCCCTCCTCTTTCAGTACCGCTGCCGTATTTACTATGCCCCTCCCCGGCGTCGTCCCGAAGAGTACATTTTCGACCCCTACACCCTCCTCTTTTACAAGGATTCCCTCTACCTCGGCGGCTATGCTCACAACCGCAAGGCCCTGCGTCTCTTTCTCGTCGATCGTCTGCAGGACGTGGAGGTGCTCAAGGAGCGCTTCGAGGTGCCGGACGATTACCGGGCCGCCGATCTCACCGGCAGCGCTTTCGGTCTCATCGATGAAGCGCCGTCGACGATCAGGGTGCGTTTCACCGCCGCCGTAGCCCACCTGATCCGCGAGCGAACCTGGCAGGCGGGGCAGGAGCTCTGCGAGGAGGCGGACGGCTCGCTGCTTCTGAGCTTTTGCGCCGGCGGCGAAAAGGAAATCCTCGCCTGGCTCTATTCCTATCTCCCCCATGTGCAGGTCCTTTCACCCCCCTCCCTGCGCGACGCTTTTCGCCGCGGCCTCGAAGAAGGGCTTTCCGGCGCCTGA